The proteins below come from a single Zea mays cultivar B73 chromosome 8, Zm-B73-REFERENCE-NAM-5.0, whole genome shotgun sequence genomic window:
- the LOC111589982 gene encoding serine/arginine repetitive matrix protein 1, producing MDAQVTNPSAATDHAAPTTSVSAPAHYAYANDNACPGGPKVWVLVLLFALLLLPFLPSAMRRGGGMHWAGGEGGYRRGGITFKSGWDVVNLCLVLFAILCGLLGRRGGGGSGDGESSSAATSTPAKDGHREVASAPATAAATTTSADLEEEEEEGYDSMSAIYATLPRTNHHAHASGGIRRMKSSSSLRLGSDGVWAPEATCRFYDDAELYRARRPERTWDVDLHGRTATTEVKTIPVDTFVERGRASQPREPRRRRRSVQRLDEVDEERPPRGEALAPARLRRWNSEVVDVMPEHGAPPATSRMWDSKVVDVMPEQDAARLRRWNSESLDMVLEQEAQVAPARNRRWTSEAVDVITERQAAVAPARIIRWNSVDVIPEQEAPVAPSRSRRWSSVAVDMVPEHKVPVVMVPAAPPPPSPPPPPALPRRRRHSVEKLPRPQELEQEIVVVEEVRNLLPPPSPSMFAPGTPPPPPPLPLPPRSTVSRSKKKRSGSVGGAKDLASAIATFYQKKRKSITMKAKRRPHQHHHSDGHYSSPSSDASASPDSTVRTTNAPPPPPPPPRPPPSSIFSNLFKNKKGGNKSRRIHSVAPPQPPPPPPPTRRTKKPPPPASRLAPPAPAVRTRQPRAPVHAPTHQPPLYYTYYPLPPLPPPPPPPLVSEGEDDSPSITASPAPAYCASPDVNTKADRFIESFREGLKLEKLNSYREKWQRQIQENAAAVDIEEEGEFMVIGSLFGDDDISLPQTPATAVAVGF from the coding sequence ATGGACGCCCAGGTGACGAATCCTTCTGCCGCCACGGACCATGCAGCGCCGACCACCAGCGTTAGCGCGCCCGCGCACTACGCCTACGCCAACGACAATGCGTGCCCCGGCGGGCCGAAGGTCTGGGTCCTCGTGCTCCTCTTCGCGCTGCTCCTGCTGCCCTTCCTGCCCTCCGCgatgcggcgcggcggcggcatgCACTGGGCAGGAGGAGAAGGAGGGTACCGCCGCGGCGGGATCACCTTCAAGAGCGGCTGGGACGTCGTCAACCTCTGCCTCGTGCTCTTCGCCATCCTCTGCGGTCTCCTTGGccgcagaggcggcggcggcagcggcgacGGGGAGTCCTCTTCCGCCGCGACTTCCACGCCGGCCAAGGACGGTCATCGAGAGGTGGCCTCGGCGCCCGCCACGGCGGCGGCGACTACGACCTCGGCGGatttggaggaggaggaggaggagggctaCGACTCCATGTCCGCCATCTACGCCACCCTGCCCCGCACCAACCACCACGCCCACGCCTCGGGGGGGATCCGCCGGATGAAGAGCAGCAGCTCGCTGCGCCTCGGCAGCGACGGCGTCTGGGCCCCCGAGGCCACCTGCCGCTTCTACGACGACGCCGAGCTGTACCGGGCCCGTCGCCCGGAGCGGACCTGGGACGTCGACCTTCACGGGAGGACGGCGACGACGGAGGTCAAGACCATCCCCGTCGACACCTTCGTCGAGCGCGGCCGGGCCTCGCAGCCTCGGGAgccgcggaggcggaggaggagcgtccagaggctcgacgaggTGGACGAGGAGAGGCCGCCGCGGGGGGAGGCGCTGGCGCCGGCGAGGCTCAGGAGGTGGAACTCAGAGGTGGTTGATGTGATGCCGGAACACGGGGCGCCGCCGGCGACGAGCAGGATGTGGGACTCGAAGGTGGTGGACGTCATGCCGGAGCAGGATGCAGCGAGGCTCAGGAGGTGGAATTCAGAATCGTTGGATATGGTATTGGAGCAGGAGGCGCAGGTGGCTCCGGCGAGGAACAGGAGGTGGACCTCGGAGGCGGTGGACGTGATAACGGAGCGGCAGGCAGCGGTGGCGCCTGCAAGGATCATCAGGTGGAACTCAGTGGATGTAATACCGGAGCAGGAAGCGCCGGTGGCTCCGTCGAGGAGCAGGAGGTGGAGCTCGGTGGCGGTGGACATGGTCCCCGAGCATAAAGTGCCGGTGGTGATGGTGCCTgctgctccaccacctccatctCCGCCTCCACCGCCGGCGCTTCCTCGACGACGACGGCACAGCGTCGAGAAACTGCCGAGACCACAGGAACTGGAGCAAGAGATAGTAGTAGTGGAAGAGGTGAGGAATCTATTGCCGCCGCCATCGCCGTCCATGTTCGCGCCTGGAACGCCACCCCCTCCGCCTCCTCTTCCGCTTCCGCCTCGTTCGACGGTGTCGCGCAGCAAGAAGAAGCGCAGCGGCAGCGTGGGTGGCGCCAAAGATCTAGCATCCGCCATCGCTACGTTCTACCAGAAGAAGCGCAAGAGCATTACCATGAAGGCCAAGAGGAGGCCCCATCAGCACCACCATTCCGATGGCCACTACTCGTCGCCGTCGTCAGATGCGTCAGCGAGCCCGGACTCCACTGTTCGCACCACCAACgccccgcctccgcctccgccacctccccggccACCGCCGTCCTCAATCTTCTCCAACCTCTTCAAGAACAAGAAGGGCGGCAATAAGAGCCGCCGCATCCACTCCGTCGCGCCACCGCAGCCGCCACCCCCGCCTCCACCCACTCGCCGAACTAAGAAACCACCACCGCCTGCGTCTCGTCTTGCGCCTCCAGCACCAGCAGTCAGGACACGGCAGCCGCGCGCCCCCGTGCACGCGCCCACACATCAGCCGCCATTGTACTACACATACTACCCGCTCCCGCCGCTACCTCCGCCTCCGCCGCCTCCGCTGGTGTCAGAGGGCGAGGATGACTCACCTTCAATCACAGCGTCGCCGGCGCCTGCGTACTGCGCGAGCCCCGACGTGAACACGAAAGCGGACAGGTTCATCGAGAGCTTCCGCGAGGGGCTGAAGCTGGAGAAGCTCAACTCGTACCGGGAGAAGTGGCAGAGGCAGATCCAAGAGAACGCCGCCGCCGTCGATATCGAGGAGGAGGGGGAGTTCATGGTGATCGGGTCGCTCTTTGGCGACGACGACATCTCGTTGCCGCAGACGCCGGCGACCGCTGTTGCCGTCGGCTTCTAA